Proteins from a genomic interval of Lolium perenne isolate Kyuss_39 chromosome 1, Kyuss_2.0, whole genome shotgun sequence:
- the LOC127307785 gene encoding uncharacterized protein, translating into MACEPPPPPKSPPPAPTTICDLGDDLLREIFLRLPSLPTLVRATLACPAFLRAVRSSPAFRRRFRDLHSPPLLGLFLDIFDSDTPAFRPVRLRSDPDLTAAVRGADFLLTRLPDDEGSAPEWSIKDCHDGYVVLISYNRTDGLAVYNPLTRALHLFPTPPDEIFIDMCIEYHVLSPEEDQGPFRVICVCSEDYGAQAAVLSSDTREWQVFPLVFAPNMRPVLQPLDENFTPDNGKLVNGSIYWVAVSLATARVLNTATMQFSRIDLPHVEGQEALVAGETRDGKLCVICTVKLTLVVWLWGTNEDDGLERWMMDKTFSLEQGIDGLRHCFTDDHVILEVMAIEDGFVYLSAYCEVDLKLPGWFLSFCVETEELNKLCPIIHDDMYPYIMAWPPSLVLDKPCSSS; encoded by the exons ATGGCATgtgagccgccgccaccgccgaaatCCCCACCACCTGCTCCGACCACCATATGCGacctcggtgacgacctccttcgAGAGATATTCCTCCGCCTCCCCTCCCTCCCGACCCTCGTCCGCGCCACTCTCGCCTGCCCCGCCTTCCTCCGCGCCGTCCGCTCATCCCCGGCCTTCCGCCGCCGCTTCCGCGACCTCCACTCGCCCCCACTCCTCGGCCTATTCCTCGACATATTCGACTCCGACACCCCTGCTTTCCGTCCTGTCCGCCTGCGCTCCGACCCGGACCTCACCGCGGCCGTCCGTGGCGCCGATTTCCTCCTCACCCGCCTTCCCGACGACGAAGGCTCCGCCCCCGAGTGGTCAATCAAGGACTGCCACGACGGGTACGTTGTTCTCATCAGCTATAACAGAACCGATGGCTTGGCCGTCTACAACCCCCTGACGCGTGCCCTACATCTCTTCCCCACACCGCCCGACGAGATCTTCATAGATATGTGCATCGAGTACCATGTCCTCTCCCCGGAAGAGGACCAAGGTCCGTTCCGCGTTATCTGCGTCTGCAGCGAAGACTACGGGGCGCAGGCCGCTGTCCTCTCATCAGACACCAGAGAGTGGCAGGTTTTCCCGTTGGTGTTCGCTCCAAATATGCGGCCCGTGTTGCAGCCTTTGGACGAGAATTTCACCCCTGACAACGGAAAGCTGGTGAATGGGTCCATCTACTGGGTAGCAGTGAGTCTAGCCACGGCGCGCGTGCTCAACACCGCTACGATGCAGTTCTCTCGGATCGATCTGCCTCACGTAGAAGGGCAAGAAGCACTTGTTGCCGGTGAGACCAGGGATGGGAAGCTATGTGTCATCTGCACTGTTAAACTCACCCTTGTTGTTTGGCTCTGGGGAACCAATGAGGATGATGGTTTGGAGAGGTGGATGATGGACAAGACGTTTTCGCTGGAGCAGGGGATTGATGGGCTCAGGCACTGTTTCACGGATGATCATGTTATACTCGAGGTTATGGCGATTGAAGATGGATTTGTGTACTTGTCTGCTTACTGTGAGGTGGATCTCAAGTTACCTGGCTGGTTCCTATCCTTCTGCGTGGAAACGGAGGAGCTCAATAAGCTCTGTCCCATCATTCACGATGATATGTATCCCTACATCATGGCGTGGCCTCCTTCTTTGGTGCTCGACAAG CCCTGCAGCTCCAGTTAA